From Sulfitobacter sp. HNIBRBA3233, a single genomic window includes:
- a CDS encoding PP2C family protein-serine/threonine phosphatase, translating to MSAPITRIPPLLPVAAPRLYGAGLTHTGLVRERNEDAILTDPSGVLWAVADGMGGYGHGDVASDIVIERLSEITDAALAPQALRAQLHSANADILAQTRGSGQMGATVVAMLVQNSAATIVWAGDCRAYLLRGRSLRLLTRDHTVVQDMVDEGLLGDSDRESHPERHIVTRAVGVEPELDIDATVVPLVNGDRLLLCSDGLTACLGDQDIAEHMRDAATPEKMCDALVIAALEFGAPDNVSVVSVFAAEA from the coding sequence GTGTCCGCCCCCATAACCCGCATTCCTCCGCTGCTGCCCGTAGCCGCGCCGCGGCTATACGGGGCGGGTCTGACCCACACGGGCCTCGTGCGCGAACGTAACGAAGACGCGATCCTGACCGATCCGTCCGGCGTCCTGTGGGCGGTCGCGGACGGGATGGGCGGCTACGGGCACGGCGACGTGGCGTCGGATATCGTGATCGAAAGACTGAGCGAGATCACCGATGCGGCGCTGGCCCCGCAAGCCCTGCGTGCGCAGTTGCACAGTGCCAATGCCGACATTCTGGCCCAGACGCGTGGATCGGGGCAGATGGGCGCCACGGTGGTTGCCATGCTGGTGCAGAATTCCGCGGCAACCATTGTCTGGGCAGGCGATTGCCGCGCCTACCTGTTGCGTGGGCGGTCGCTGCGCCTGCTGACCCGCGACCACACGGTCGTTCAGGACATGGTCGACGAGGGTCTTTTGGGCGACAGCGACCGCGAGAGCCACCCAGAACGCCACATCGTCACCCGCGCGGTCGGGGTAGAGCCGGAGCTCGATATCGACGCCACGGTCGTGCCGCTGGTGAATGGCGACAGGTTGCTTTTGTGCAGTGACGGGCTGACCGCCTGCCTTGGCGATCAGGATATCGCAGAACATATGAGGGATGCGGCGACACCCGAGAAAATGTGCGATGCGCTTGTGATCGCGGCCCTCGAATTCGGGGCGCCCGACAATGTATCGGTCGTTTCGGTCTTCGCGGCGGAGGCCTGA
- a CDS encoding M15 family metallopeptidase encodes MREGTLIGPIIIAIGLVLAAICLAVVGALLQTADSSVQLRLERTEADSARLRGEIETLRSELRDAEDQLKKLAEEVALGVGAAPMPQGGGDLTVVPPTDLPDEEHGGTEAMTEVMKLAKARFNQGITQPRNSVMLDVLGAPRTSKTVDCSGVTQPKLKSLLETRQVGPIRVTMLKPALESLERIVARLKESEPDIHDALGTAGALCARLIRGSSSSWSNHSWGTAIDVKLQGRLDGFGDGGTQFGLLLLAELFNEEGWYWGATYNREDSMHFEVGVETLRKWQAEGKL; translated from the coding sequence ATGCGGGAAGGTACGCTGATCGGTCCCATCATCATCGCCATCGGCCTCGTGCTCGCCGCGATCTGCCTTGCCGTTGTGGGCGCTCTGTTGCAAACGGCGGACAGCAGCGTGCAACTGCGGCTGGAGCGTACGGAAGCCGACAGCGCGCGGCTGCGCGGCGAGATCGAAACCCTGCGCTCGGAATTGCGTGACGCCGAAGACCAGCTGAAAAAGCTGGCCGAGGAGGTGGCGCTGGGTGTCGGCGCCGCCCCCATGCCGCAGGGCGGCGGGGACCTGACGGTTGTCCCGCCCACAGACTTGCCGGACGAGGAGCACGGCGGCACCGAAGCGATGACCGAGGTGATGAAACTGGCCAAGGCACGGTTCAACCAAGGCATCACACAGCCGCGCAACAGCGTCATGCTGGACGTGCTCGGTGCACCCCGCACATCGAAAACCGTGGATTGCAGCGGTGTAACCCAGCCCAAGCTGAAATCCCTGCTGGAGACCCGTCAGGTCGGGCCGATCCGCGTGACGATGCTGAAACCCGCGCTGGAGAGCCTCGAACGCATCGTCGCGCGCCTGAAAGAAAGCGAGCCGGACATCCACGATGCGCTCGGCACGGCGGGGGCGCTGTGCGCGCGGCTGATCCGCGGCTCCAGTTCCTCGTGGTCGAACCATTCGTGGGGCACGGCGATCGACGTGAAGCTTCAGGGGCGGCTCGACGGGTTCGGGGATGGCGGCACGCAGTTCGGCCTTTTGCTGCTGGCCGAACTCTTCAACGAAGAAGGGTGGTACTGGGGCGCGACCTATAACCGCGAAGATTCGATGCATTTCGAAGTGGGGGTAGAGACGCTGCGCAAATGGCAGGCCGAGGGCAAGCTGTAG
- a CDS encoding ImcF-related family protein, producing MAAPAASALDRAAGPVLAFVDDLERQARAGAAELVDRAEAELRRFESDAARAGVARNAIKPARYALAMLMDTRARGLPDLSLSRWSVLAQRQLFEGHDMPVARIREFHATAARQGPEYVDLERFLGEVLARAEAGRNAHRRIEGANWSLRIALYLLVLVAGLAGYAGWLEHRFHARLISAFDAEALNIGLDRAQEGPALVQRLDEMRDAVDRVARTAAEAPLRGQLRLPFGDGLAHAEAIYDAAIARHAPTAIASAIEDVLATEGDGLILYDALRAWSVLTGAEDWSPAYLQGWIEDNGARVGLAGLGPHAARLDGPRPAITAQDTLVMDQARSFAAEVPEPARAWLELLRSERMRALPAWHPTQEVTALETVVLRRSGKPIETPVPGLFTADGWVEARDFAVGGAVQKARDVAPKIVGRALPAENGSPDLLMDRLHVETLERWKTWLADLRVRPFAQRETAIIVSGALAQPENPLTALLRAVWVQSGGADRGRTHAQQLMLAREFGAMIQYVEQGRMTEISRLFSQLNVALGAIDIDAGRGTRRLMSIQDRARSIAALKSAPRIVVQIAEDVLAQSALPEQGQSANPLTRGWQSQVYPLCRETLARYPFADTQDASMADVTALLGPTGALSTFVRQSAAPFLETAESPWRWKPEARFAGVTPESAAFLERAMQVAEGLFAPDGQMRFDLTLAALAERGQTMVAIGGSAQAVRATGAPAALVWPGPQPQIGVEVSFREAADAERILHSGPWGLMRLIDGLRLRQRDDGQRMLLDLRSNAGRVFLEMEFATPLNPVSVRSAMRGLACPPSL from the coding sequence ATGGCAGCCCCTGCCGCCTCCGCGCTGGATCGTGCCGCAGGTCCCGTTCTGGCCTTTGTCGACGATCTGGAACGGCAGGCGCGCGCGGGTGCCGCGGAACTGGTGGACCGCGCCGAGGCTGAACTGCGCCGCTTCGAAAGCGATGCCGCGCGCGCCGGTGTCGCCCGCAACGCGATCAAACCCGCCCGCTATGCGCTGGCGATGCTGATGGATACCCGCGCGCGCGGCCTGCCCGATCTGTCCCTGAGCAGGTGGTCTGTTCTGGCCCAGCGCCAGCTTTTCGAAGGCCACGACATGCCCGTGGCCCGCATCCGCGAATTCCACGCGACGGCGGCGCGGCAGGGCCCCGAATACGTCGATCTCGAACGGTTTCTCGGCGAGGTTCTTGCGCGGGCCGAGGCCGGGCGCAACGCCCACCGCCGGATCGAGGGGGCGAACTGGAGCCTCAGGATCGCGCTTTATCTTCTGGTGCTGGTTGCGGGTCTCGCCGGCTATGCAGGATGGCTCGAACACAGGTTTCACGCGCGCCTGATCTCGGCCTTCGACGCCGAGGCGCTGAACATCGGGCTTGACCGGGCGCAGGAAGGGCCGGCGCTGGTGCAGCGGCTGGACGAGATGCGCGATGCCGTCGACCGTGTCGCGCGCACCGCTGCCGAAGCGCCGCTGCGCGGGCAGTTGCGGCTGCCGTTCGGCGACGGGCTGGCCCACGCCGAAGCGATCTATGACGCCGCCATCGCCCGCCATGCCCCGACCGCAATCGCCAGTGCAATCGAGGACGTGCTCGCCACCGAAGGGGACGGCCTCATTCTCTACGATGCGCTTCGCGCCTGGTCGGTTCTGACCGGCGCCGAAGACTGGAGCCCGGCCTACCTGCAAGGCTGGATCGAGGACAACGGCGCGCGTGTCGGTCTGGCAGGTCTGGGACCACACGCCGCACGCCTCGACGGGCCGCGCCCCGCGATCACCGCACAGGACACCTTGGTGATGGATCAGGCCCGCAGCTTTGCCGCCGAAGTGCCGGAGCCCGCGCGCGCGTGGCTCGAACTGCTGAGGTCGGAGAGAATGCGCGCGCTGCCTGCGTGGCACCCGACGCAAGAGGTCACCGCGCTGGAAACGGTGGTTCTGCGCCGCTCGGGCAAGCCGATCGAGACGCCTGTACCGGGCCTTTTCACGGCGGATGGCTGGGTAGAGGCGCGCGATTTCGCCGTGGGCGGCGCGGTTCAGAAAGCGCGGGATGTGGCGCCGAAAATCGTCGGACGTGCCCTGCCTGCGGAAAACGGATCCCCCGATCTGTTGATGGACAGATTGCACGTCGAAACGCTGGAGCGGTGGAAGACGTGGCTTGCCGATCTCAGAGTACGGCCCTTCGCACAACGCGAGACGGCGATCATCGTCTCGGGCGCATTGGCCCAGCCCGAAAACCCGCTCACCGCGCTGTTGCGGGCGGTCTGGGTCCAGTCCGGCGGCGCGGACCGGGGCCGCACCCATGCACAGCAATTGATGCTGGCGCGCGAATTCGGTGCGATGATCCAGTATGTCGAACAGGGCCGGATGACCGAAATCTCGCGCCTGTTTTCGCAACTCAACGTGGCGCTGGGGGCCATAGATATCGACGCGGGCCGTGGCACCCGCCGCCTGATGAGCATTCAGGACCGCGCCCGCTCTATCGCGGCACTGAAAAGCGCACCCCGTATCGTGGTGCAGATCGCCGAAGACGTGCTGGCGCAATCCGCCCTGCCCGAGCAGGGCCAATCCGCCAACCCGCTGACCCGTGGCTGGCAAAGCCAGGTCTACCCGCTGTGCCGCGAGACGCTGGCGCGCTATCCCTTCGCCGACACCCAGGATGCGTCGATGGCCGATGTTACCGCGCTGCTGGGACCGACCGGCGCGCTCAGCACCTTTGTCCGCCAGAGCGCCGCGCCCTTTCTCGAAACGGCAGAGAGCCCGTGGCGCTGGAAACCAGAGGCCCGTTTTGCGGGTGTGACCCCCGAAAGCGCCGCGTTTCTGGAACGCGCGATGCAAGTGGCCGAAGGCCTGTTCGCGCCCGATGGCCAGATGCGGTTTGATCTGACGCTGGCGGCGCTGGCCGAACGGGGCCAGACAATGGTGGCCATCGGCGGCAGCGCGCAGGCCGTTCGCGCAACGGGTGCGCCCGCGGCGCTGGTCTGGCCCGGACCGCAGCCGCAGATCGGCGTCGAGGTCAGCTTTCGCGAGGCCGCGGATGCTGAGCGCATCCTGCACAGCGGCCCATGGGGTCTGATGCGGCTGATCGACGGTCTGCGCCTGCGCCAGCGCGACGACGGCCAGCGGATGCTGCTGGACCTGCGCAGCAACGCCGGCCGCGTGTTTCTCGAGATGGAATTCGCCACGCCCCTCAACCCCGTGTCGGTGCGCAGCGCCATGCGGGGCCTCGCCTGCCCGCCCAGCCTGTGA
- a CDS encoding type VI secretion system Vgr family protein: MEPRIATLFTPLQQLSGPDGSPMDALLFAHLTGSDCVSRCFELDVLAESIDPNIDAADLLGKAITIAVHPDPSAPETIRSFHGIVDRFVFEGNDDDDFYQYRLILRPMLWQLSKQTDNRIFQNMSVPDIITEVLDVNGINDYRFDLKGRFAKRTYCVQFGETTLDFLQRLMEHEGIRYFFEFQEEAHVLVIADGNSAAPVRTIRFEPNDLQSTVGEGVMSRLTRTDSVVTATHTVNDYNFETPSADLINRSENGGRHAIDDKERYTYPAGFTESAAGGDIAEVRLDENRSLQQRITARSNASDIWSGEVIKLIEYPRDAENQTYLTLGVDYDILDGQYSAGTDFDRDVGIITQLHLFPLDGVREYRPPRTTPKPVMKGPQTARVVGPSGEEIYTDEYARVKVQFFWDRLGDWDEGSTCWIRVSAAWAGAGWGFIQIPRIGQEVIVDFLDGDPDRPIITGRVYNAEQMPPYDLPANATQSGWKSASSKGGGGWNELRFEDLKGSEEVYFQAEKDHNELIKNNETRHIGNDFAEEVVNNAKQDVGVNRDETVGNNKTTSVGVDRTVDIGNNDTETVGVDRSLTVGANETISIGANSTETIGVNHSQTVGANQTITVSVARVDTVGAAETRTVGAAQVNSIGATRQMTVGATQTHEIGATDTWKIGAGQSVEIGMDQATEVGANHSLNVAESSAHAIGKDLSFTVGENMNVEVGKDIVVKAVDSITFTCGDAKFQMKKDGTIVLEGKDLTIKGSGKINVKASSDVTMKGSKINMN, encoded by the coding sequence ATGGAACCCCGCATTGCAACTTTGTTTACGCCTTTACAACAGCTGTCAGGCCCCGACGGCAGCCCGATGGACGCGCTGCTGTTTGCGCATCTCACCGGGAGCGACTGCGTCAGCCGCTGTTTCGAACTGGACGTGCTGGCCGAAAGCATAGACCCCAACATTGACGCCGCAGACCTACTGGGAAAGGCGATCACGATCGCCGTCCATCCCGACCCGTCGGCGCCGGAGACCATCCGCAGCTTTCACGGGATCGTGGACAGGTTCGTTTTCGAAGGAAACGATGACGACGATTTCTACCAGTACCGGCTGATCCTGCGTCCGATGCTCTGGCAGCTGTCAAAGCAGACCGACAACCGGATTTTCCAGAACATGTCGGTGCCCGACATCATTACCGAAGTGCTCGATGTCAACGGGATCAACGACTACCGTTTCGATCTGAAAGGCAGATTCGCTAAGCGCACCTATTGCGTGCAGTTCGGCGAGACGACTCTGGATTTCCTCCAGCGACTGATGGAACACGAAGGCATCCGCTATTTCTTCGAATTTCAGGAAGAGGCGCATGTTCTGGTCATCGCGGACGGGAATTCTGCCGCACCGGTACGCACCATCCGGTTCGAACCGAACGATCTGCAATCGACTGTCGGCGAGGGGGTGATGTCGCGACTGACGCGGACCGACAGCGTGGTGACCGCAACGCATACGGTGAACGATTACAATTTCGAAACCCCCTCCGCCGATCTGATCAACCGATCGGAGAACGGCGGCAGGCATGCCATCGACGACAAGGAACGCTATACCTATCCCGCCGGTTTCACGGAAAGCGCGGCAGGCGGCGATATTGCCGAAGTCCGGCTTGATGAAAACAGGTCCCTGCAACAAAGGATCACCGCCCGCTCGAACGCGAGCGACATATGGTCGGGCGAAGTCATCAAACTGATTGAATATCCGCGCGATGCGGAGAACCAGACATACCTCACGCTTGGTGTCGATTACGACATTCTGGACGGCCAGTATTCGGCCGGAACCGATTTTGACCGCGATGTCGGGATCATCACACAGCTGCATCTGTTTCCATTGGACGGTGTGCGGGAATACAGGCCCCCGCGCACGACCCCAAAACCGGTCATGAAAGGCCCGCAGACCGCGCGCGTTGTCGGTCCTTCGGGCGAAGAAATCTATACGGATGAATACGCGCGGGTGAAGGTACAGTTCTTCTGGGACCGGCTGGGGGACTGGGACGAGGGCTCGACCTGCTGGATCCGTGTCAGCGCCGCATGGGCCGGTGCGGGCTGGGGGTTCATCCAGATCCCCCGGATCGGTCAGGAGGTGATCGTCGATTTCCTCGACGGTGATCCCGACCGCCCGATCATCACCGGACGGGTCTACAACGCGGAACAGATGCCGCCCTACGACCTGCCCGCCAATGCCACGCAATCGGGGTGGAAATCCGCAAGCTCCAAGGGCGGCGGCGGCTGGAACGAACTGCGGTTCGAGGATCTGAAAGGCTCCGAGGAGGTCTATTTCCAGGCCGAGAAAGACCACAACGAGCTGATCAAGAACAACGAGACGCGCCACATCGGGAATGATTTCGCCGAAGAGGTCGTGAACAACGCCAAGCAGGACGTTGGCGTGAACCGCGACGAAACGGTGGGCAACAACAAGACCACCAGCGTTGGCGTCGACCGCACCGTCGATATCGGCAACAACGATACCGAAACCGTGGGCGTCGACCGTTCGCTGACCGTCGGCGCGAACGAGACCATCTCGATCGGGGCGAATTCGACAGAAACCATCGGTGTGAACCACAGCCAGACAGTCGGTGCGAACCAGACCATCACGGTCAGCGTCGCGCGGGTGGACACCGTGGGCGCGGCCGAGACGCGCACGGTGGGCGCGGCCCAGGTCAACTCGATCGGGGCGACCCGCCAGATGACGGTCGGGGCGACCCAGACCCACGAAATCGGCGCCACCGACACATGGAAGATCGGTGCAGGCCAATCCGTCGAAATAGGCATGGATCAGGCCACCGAGGTCGGGGCGAACCACAGCCTGAATGTCGCCGAAAGCAGCGCACACGCCATTGGCAAGGATCTGTCCTTCACTGTGGGCGAGAACATGAACGTCGAGGTCGGCAAGGACATCGTCGTCAAGGCGGTCGACAGCATCACCTTTACCTGCGGCGATGCGAAATTTCAGATGAAGAAGGACGGTACCATCGTTCTGGAAGGCAAGGATCTGACGATCAAGGGATCGGGCAAGATCAACGTGAAGGCCAGCAGCGACGTCACGATGAAGGGCAGCAAGATCAACATGAACTGA
- the tagF gene encoding type VI secretion system-associated protein TagF, with amino-acid sequence MGSGFFGKLPSAGDFVARGMPPGVRGPLDAWLSAHLVDIARGACGWPEGGVRIVLQLGASDWIILVEPSGDAVGRSYPLCVLVPLSGTDRAGADGWADGVWPLLLRAADGECDADTLADALRNTALPPAAGEALKPAVMWWAGQRADAPQVLLPQLAQISSC; translated from the coding sequence GTGGGTTCTGGTTTTTTCGGCAAACTGCCTTCAGCGGGGGATTTCGTCGCGCGGGGCATGCCGCCGGGTGTCCGCGGCCCACTCGATGCGTGGCTGAGCGCGCATCTGGTCGATATCGCGCGCGGTGCCTGTGGCTGGCCCGAAGGGGGCGTGCGGATCGTTCTGCAATTGGGTGCATCCGACTGGATCATACTGGTCGAGCCGAGCGGGGATGCCGTCGGGCGGTCCTATCCGCTGTGCGTTCTGGTGCCGCTGTCGGGGACCGACCGCGCCGGGGCGGATGGCTGGGCCGATGGCGTCTGGCCGCTGCTCTTGCGCGCGGCGGATGGCGAATGTGACGCCGATACGCTGGCCGATGCGTTGCGCAACACAGCGCTGCCACCGGCGGCGGGCGAGGCGCTGAAACCCGCTGTGATGTGGTGGGCGGGGCAGCGGGCAGACGCCCCGCAGGTTCTGTTGCCGCAACTGGCGCAGATCAGTTCATGTTGA
- the tssM gene encoding type VI secretion system membrane subunit TssM, which translates to MGALKKILGFLFSRFLWTLIGIVILCTLIWFYGPLISVGEAAPLASDLSRIIVIGVIIILWLVTMLLRQMRAARANRAFVAELAAPDPETASRPGDENLAEVQAKFQGIMEQMKRSKLGGRKFLRDMPWYVIIGPPGTGKTTALRQSGLHFPIDLSDDLKGIGGTRNCDWFFTEDAVLIDTAGRYVQQQSDPDVDAAEWKGFVDLLVKHRGRRALNGVILTLSVQELAADDTAIREHGREIRKRLAELRSETGLKLPVYLMITKADLVPGFEAYFGDLNAQDREQVWGATLGTGDRVDGLTIEREMRVLQEALEERLTARIADDLPLDQRAEVFRFPGQLDQLTGPLKVLVEAIFGESRYEESPWMRGIYFTSATQEGSPIDRMVSGIAGSLGLSAPMPARRAHGTTRSFFLRNLLTDLIFPEAGLGRFDPRAEERRRWIWRGTLAGATLVTVLLGTVFLFSFLRYNGALGEQERQLTNLSARLANVAARQAPTDPLDLNLALEAANETANAQTSVAPSPLTLIGPTAEPELAQIHAIAYDQTLRNILEPRMVALLEATMWRHSRDPEFLLGALKSYQMMTGQAPYDAAFLGQWWQVVLPEFAPIDPFPTEESVDHQLAALSRMSGEPDKIEHDPALVSVALESICTIPLAVRAYRNLRTDPAVTGLKDWIPAEKTGPNGPRVLTRLSEQTLRVGLPGAFTYDGFHQVVLPLVPEVAAQAILDRAVFAGGCSESAEASEETLEQDILKLYYDDFISQWDGFLRDVRLTPIGDLAQARQNLKDLASADSALKRLLESVVYETHLARVEEEGDGNAAAQKGALKAASKLGKLGKLVKTGAKIARTTKTDGPPPRPPGEIVSNHFAPIRATVQEVDGQPPLLGDAVAALTALSNELQTVAASPDPQAALLARGGLPQLTGAIANEAAVLPDPIDTWLTGIAGDTIAVTREAVIAQLNARWRADVLPFCTSATSGRYPFDQSSAIDVNTLDFARLFGGGGLMDKFINDHLQPYIDNAVRPWRWRADFGLDAASLEPFEHARAMRDALFPGGAGPVMAFSLEPTDLSANASRVTLNVDGQNLSYFNAAARPAPMTWPGPDGTNMITLSFAPVNGTAELVTSETGSWAILRLIRKGRLSPTALPEAFDLRLSAGGFSANFNLRANSVENPFDLEMFSGFSCPRGF; encoded by the coding sequence ATGGGCGCGTTGAAAAAGATCCTCGGTTTCCTGTTCTCGCGGTTCCTCTGGACGCTGATCGGAATCGTGATCCTGTGCACGCTCATCTGGTTTTACGGGCCGCTGATCAGCGTGGGCGAGGCGGCACCGCTTGCCAGCGACCTGTCGCGCATCATCGTGATCGGCGTGATCATCATCCTGTGGCTTGTCACGATGCTGCTGCGCCAGATGCGAGCGGCGCGCGCCAACCGCGCCTTTGTCGCGGAACTGGCCGCGCCCGATCCCGAAACCGCGTCACGTCCGGGTGACGAGAATCTGGCCGAGGTGCAGGCGAAGTTCCAGGGCATCATGGAGCAGATGAAGCGATCGAAACTGGGAGGGCGCAAGTTTCTGCGCGACATGCCGTGGTACGTCATCATCGGTCCGCCCGGCACCGGCAAGACCACCGCGCTGCGCCAGTCGGGCCTGCATTTTCCCATAGACCTGTCCGACGATCTGAAAGGCATCGGCGGGACGCGGAACTGCGACTGGTTCTTTACCGAAGACGCGGTCCTGATCGATACCGCAGGGCGCTATGTCCAGCAGCAAAGCGATCCGGATGTCGATGCGGCAGAGTGGAAGGGTTTTGTCGATCTGCTGGTCAAACACCGCGGGCGCCGCGCGCTGAACGGCGTGATCCTGACGCTTTCGGTGCAGGAACTGGCCGCGGACGATACCGCAATCCGCGAACATGGCCGCGAGATCCGCAAGCGTCTGGCGGAACTGCGCAGCGAGACGGGGCTGAAGCTGCCGGTCTACCTGATGATCACCAAGGCTGATCTGGTGCCGGGGTTCGAGGCGTATTTTGGCGATCTGAACGCGCAGGACCGCGAACAGGTCTGGGGGGCGACACTGGGCACCGGTGACCGCGTGGACGGCCTGACCATCGAGCGCGAGATGCGCGTTCTGCAAGAAGCGCTCGAAGAGCGGCTGACCGCGCGGATTGCCGATGATCTGCCGCTGGACCAGCGCGCCGAGGTGTTCCGCTTTCCCGGTCAGCTCGACCAGCTGACCGGACCTCTCAAGGTTCTGGTCGAAGCGATTTTCGGCGAAAGCCGCTACGAGGAAAGCCCGTGGATGCGCGGGATCTATTTCACATCGGCGACGCAGGAAGGCTCTCCCATCGACCGGATGGTGTCGGGGATCGCGGGCTCGCTTGGCCTGTCCGCACCGATGCCCGCGCGCCGTGCGCATGGCACCACCCGCAGCTTTTTCCTGCGTAACCTGCTGACCGATCTGATCTTTCCCGAGGCGGGGCTGGGCCGGTTCGATCCGCGCGCCGAGGAACGGCGCCGGTGGATCTGGCGCGGAACGCTTGCGGGTGCGACGCTGGTGACCGTGCTGTTGGGGACTGTCTTTCTGTTTTCGTTTTTGCGCTACAACGGTGCGCTGGGCGAACAGGAACGGCAGCTGACGAACCTGTCCGCGCGGCTGGCCAATGTCGCCGCGCGTCAGGCGCCCACCGATCCGCTCGACCTCAACCTCGCGCTGGAAGCGGCGAACGAAACCGCGAATGCGCAGACTTCGGTGGCGCCTAGCCCCCTGACGCTGATCGGCCCGACGGCGGAGCCGGAGCTGGCGCAGATCCATGCCATCGCTTACGACCAGACCCTGCGCAATATCCTGGAGCCGCGCATGGTCGCCCTTCTGGAGGCGACGATGTGGCGGCATTCGCGGGATCCCGAGTTCCTGCTTGGCGCGCTGAAATCCTACCAGATGATGACGGGGCAGGCGCCCTATGACGCCGCGTTTCTGGGCCAGTGGTGGCAGGTTGTCCTGCCGGAGTTCGCACCGATCGATCCGTTTCCGACCGAAGAATCCGTCGATCACCAGCTTGCGGCCCTGTCGCGCATGTCGGGCGAACCCGACAAGATCGAACATGACCCGGCGCTGGTTTCGGTCGCGCTGGAAAGCATCTGCACGATTCCGCTTGCGGTGCGGGCCTACCGCAACCTGCGCACAGATCCGGCGGTGACCGGCCTGAAGGACTGGATCCCGGCCGAAAAGACAGGGCCGAACGGACCCCGCGTCCTGACCCGCCTGTCAGAGCAGACCCTGCGCGTGGGCCTGCCGGGGGCCTTCACCTACGACGGTTTCCATCAGGTCGTTCTGCCGCTCGTGCCCGAGGTCGCGGCGCAGGCCATCCTTGACCGTGCGGTATTCGCGGGCGGCTGTTCCGAAAGCGCCGAGGCGTCCGAAGAGACGCTGGAGCAGGATATTCTCAAGCTCTACTACGATGATTTCATCTCGCAGTGGGACGGGTTCCTGCGCGACGTGCGGCTGACACCGATTGGCGATCTGGCGCAGGCGCGCCAGAACCTCAAGGATCTCGCATCGGCGGATTCGGCGTTGAAACGGCTTCTGGAATCCGTGGTCTACGAGACCCATCTTGCCCGCGTCGAAGAAGAGGGCGACGGCAACGCCGCCGCACAGAAAGGGGCGCTCAAGGCCGCGTCGAAGCTGGGCAAGCTGGGCAAACTGGTCAAGACGGGCGCCAAGATCGCGCGCACCACCAAGACCGACGGCCCGCCTCCGCGCCCGCCGGGCGAGATCGTGTCGAACCATTTCGCGCCGATCCGTGCGACGGTGCAGGAAGTCGACGGCCAACCGCCGCTTCTGGGCGATGCGGTGGCGGCGTTGACGGCGCTGTCGAACGAATTGCAGACCGTCGCCGCCAGCCCCGATCCGCAGGCTGCGCTGCTGGCACGGGGAGGATTGCCGCAGTTGACCGGTGCCATCGCCAATGAAGCCGCCGTTCTGCCCGATCCGATAGACACATGGCTGACAGGGATCGCCGGGGATACGATCGCCGTCACCCGCGAAGCGGTGATTGCGCAGCTGAACGCCCGTTGGCGTGCCGATGTCCTGCCGTTCTGCACCTCTGCCACATCGGGCCGGTATCCTTTCGATCAGTCCAGCGCCATCGACGTCAATACGCTCGATTTCGCGCGGCTCTTTGGCGGAGGCGGGTTGATGGACAAGTTCATCAACGATCATCTCCAGCCCTATATAGACAATGCCGTGCGCCCGTGGCGCTGGCGGGCGGATTTCGGGCTGGACGCCGCATCGCTGGAGCCGTTCGAGCACGCCCGTGCGATGCGCGATGCGTTGTTTCCGGGCGGTGCGGGGCCGGTCATGGCTTTCTCGCTGGAGCCGACGGACCTTTCTGCCAACGCCAGCCGCGTCACCCTGAACGTCGACGGGCAAAACCTGAGCTATTTCAACGCCGCCGCACGTCCCGCGCCGATGACATGGCCGGGACCGGACGGCACCAACATGATCACGCTCAGCTTCGCGCCGGTGAACGGCACGGCCGAACTGGTGACGTCGGAAACCGGAAGCTGGGCGATCCTGCGTCTCATCCGCAAAGGCCGCCTGTCGCCCACAGCCCTGCCCGAAGCCTTTGATCTCCGGCTCTCGGCCGGAGGTTTCTCGGCCAATTTCAACTTGCGGGCCAACTCGGTCGAAAACCCCTTCGATTTGGAAATGTTCTCCGGGTTTTCCTGCCCGCGCGGATTCTGA